A single Desulfovibrio gilichinskyi DNA region contains:
- the fabZ gene encoding 3-hydroxyacyl-ACP dehydratase FabZ, giving the protein MSKTEISYLNIQKIMLMLPHRYPFLLVDRVEELIPGEHVKAYKNVTMNEPFFQGHFPDLPVMPGVLIIEALAQAGGMIVLSVDGIDVDNKVFLFTGIDKVKFRRPVVPGDKLELNVTKIRNKMNIWKMKCVATVDGEIAAQGEVSAAIVDKESL; this is encoded by the coding sequence ATGAGTAAAACAGAAATTAGTTATCTCAATATACAGAAAATTATGTTGATGCTTCCTCACCGTTACCCTTTTCTTCTTGTCGATAGAGTGGAAGAATTGATACCCGGTGAGCATGTCAAAGCATATAAAAATGTCACTATGAATGAACCTTTTTTTCAGGGACATTTTCCAGATTTGCCCGTAATGCCGGGCGTTTTGATTATAGAAGCTCTCGCGCAAGCCGGAGGGATGATCGTCCTGAGTGTTGACGGCATAGATGTTGATAACAAGGTCTTTCTATTCACTGGTATCGATAAGGTTAAATTTCGTAGACCTGTTGTTCCGGGTGATAAACTGGAATTGAATGTTACTAAAATTCGTAATAAAATGAATATTTGGAAAATGAAATGCGTAGCTACCGTTGATGGTGAAATTGCTGCGCAAGGCGAAGTTTCCGCCGCTATTGTAGACAAG